One Carassius carassius chromosome 28, fCarCar2.1, whole genome shotgun sequence genomic window carries:
- the LOC132108253 gene encoding uncharacterized protein C11orf87 homolog gives MSARTSEKRALSIPHCALNGTALTGNGTCFDRVDQLFQAFSSTVVLFVLIAMIVGIIIVSVTTFHFHKSKMKKRKIQKAQEEYERDNCSPKAAKGKPVVRQCIMVRPPAGSRKSDPNTEDPGVTEDVRHSGQTNDEDLLESVAVS, from the coding sequence ATGAGTGCCAGGACCTCGGAGAAACGGGCGCTTTCCATTCCCCACTGTGCCTTAAACGGAACCGCTCTGACCGGCAATGGCACCTGCTTTGACCGGGTGGACCAACTGTTCCAGGCGTTCTCCTCCACCGTCGTGCTTTTTGTGCTCATCGCGATGATCGTTGGGATAATAATCGTGTCCGTCACGACCTTCCACTTTCACAAAAGCAAGATGAAAAAGCGCAAGATACAGAAAGCCCAGGAGGAATACGAGCGCGACAACTGCAGTCCCAAAGCGGCCAAAGGCAAGCCGGTGGTCCGGCAGTGCATCATGGTGAGACCCCCCGCGGGATCGCGCAAAAGTGATCCAAACACGGAGGATCCTGGCGTGACAGAGGACGTGAGACACTCGGGACAGACCAATGATGAGGACTTGTTGGAATCGGTCGCTGTGTCTTGA